The Aequorivita sublithincola DSM 14238 genome window below encodes:
- a CDS encoding ATP-dependent DNA helicase: MNVSEFYSFLKNDFPHNTTPKQDIALQLLAKFILSTNKNETFLLKGYAGTGKTTIVGSLVKNLAKVKKRSVLLAPTGRAAKVISNYSNKQAFTIHKKIYFPKSEKGSVSFKLQENKHRDTIFIVDEASMIPDINQDSKLFDNGSLLDDLMQYVYSGNNCKLLLIGDSAQLPPVHLAISPALDARVLENQYNREVILLELDEVVRQQKDSGILENATRIREVLDNELYETFKFSGDNFPDIIRPVDGQEIMDAISDNYSQLGNEDTVIIVRSNKRANLYNQSIRERILFQESELSSGDYLMVVKNNYFWVDNTSEAGFIANGDIVEVLEIFAFKELYGFRFAEVKIRMVDYPNMKPLETVLLLDTLTSESPSLTYDESNKLYQEVMKDYASEKSKYKKFLAVKNNKYFNSLQVKFSYAITCHKSQGGQWNTVFVEQPYLPNGIDKEYLRWLYTAVTRAQEKLYLIGFKDEFFVD; encoded by the coding sequence ATGAATGTATCAGAATTTTACAGTTTTTTAAAGAATGATTTCCCCCATAATACAACTCCGAAGCAGGATATTGCACTCCAATTGTTGGCGAAATTTATACTAAGCACGAACAAAAATGAAACCTTTTTACTGAAAGGATATGCCGGAACTGGAAAAACCACGATTGTGGGTTCTTTGGTTAAGAATTTAGCAAAAGTGAAAAAGCGTTCCGTGCTCTTAGCCCCAACAGGGCGGGCGGCGAAGGTAATTAGCAATTATTCAAACAAGCAGGCTTTCACAATTCACAAAAAAATATATTTTCCGAAGAGCGAAAAAGGCTCCGTTTCTTTCAAATTACAAGAAAATAAACATCGCGACACCATTTTTATTGTAGATGAAGCTTCGATGATTCCAGATATCAACCAAGATTCAAAACTTTTTGATAACGGTTCGTTGCTGGACGATTTGATGCAATACGTTTACAGCGGAAATAATTGCAAACTTCTGTTAATTGGTGATTCTGCACAGTTGCCGCCAGTTCATTTAGCTATAAGTCCCGCGCTAGATGCCAGAGTTTTGGAAAACCAATACAATCGTGAAGTGATTCTTCTTGAGTTAGATGAAGTGGTTCGTCAGCAAAAAGACAGCGGAATTCTAGAAAATGCAACAAGAATTAGGGAGGTTTTGGATAATGAATTATATGAAACCTTCAAATTTTCTGGAGATAACTTCCCAGATATCATTCGTCCCGTAGATGGACAGGAAATTATGGATGCCATTAGCGATAACTATTCCCAGTTAGGAAATGAAGACACCGTAATTATTGTACGATCCAACAAAAGAGCGAACTTATATAATCAAAGCATTCGTGAGCGTATTCTTTTTCAGGAATCTGAACTTTCCAGTGGCGATTATTTAATGGTGGTGAAGAATAATTATTTTTGGGTAGATAATACTAGCGAGGCTGGTTTTATTGCCAATGGCGATATTGTAGAGGTTTTGGAAATCTTCGCGTTTAAAGAATTATACGGTTTCCGTTTTGCTGAAGTGAAAATCAGAATGGTTGATTACCCAAATATGAAACCATTGGAAACGGTGCTTCTATTAGATACTTTAACTTCTGAAAGTCCTTCGCTCACTTACGATGAATCCAATAAACTCTATCAAGAAGTGATGAAGGATTACGCTTCGGAAAAATCGAAGTACAAGAAATTTCTTGCCGTTAAGAACAATAAATATTTTAACTCGCTTCAGGTAAAGTTCAGTTACGCCATAACTTGCCATAAAAGTCAAGGCGGACAGTGGAACACTGTTTTCGTTGAACAACCATATCTTCCTAACGGAATTGATAAAGAATACCTGCGTTGGCTATACACAGCAGTTACCCGTGCTCAGGAAAAATTATATTTAATAGGTTTTAAGGATGAATTTTTTGTAGATTAG
- a CDS encoding DUF4126 domain-containing protein has product METFDIIISIFLGIGLATAVGFRVFLPLLILSLAGFYDVIPLNESWQWVGSLTAVITMGVATLVEIFGYYIPWFDNLLDTIALPLATLAGTAVMVATVTDLSPAVTWTLAIIAGGGTAAAIKGNTSAARLTSSTTTGGLANPVLTTVETGTSIVMAVAAIFIPIIAFVLVLFLFFIIFRFYKKLRKKRLPRT; this is encoded by the coding sequence TTGGAAACTTTCGATATAATAATCAGCATCTTCCTCGGCATCGGCCTTGCGACAGCCGTTGGCTTTCGTGTGTTTTTACCATTATTAATTTTGAGTTTGGCGGGTTTTTATGACGTAATTCCCTTAAACGAAAGCTGGCAATGGGTTGGAAGCCTTACCGCAGTTATTACAATGGGTGTCGCCACATTAGTAGAGATTTTTGGATATTACATTCCGTGGTTTGATAATTTGCTAGATACAATCGCTTTACCATTAGCAACCTTGGCTGGAACCGCAGTAATGGTTGCGACAGTCACAGATTTAAGCCCAGCTGTTACTTGGACTTTGGCCATAATTGCAGGCGGCGGGACTGCGGCGGCGATTAAAGGAAATACTTCCGCAGCAAGGCTTACGTCCAGCACCACAACAGGAGGATTGGCAAATCCTGTTTTAACCACGGTGGAAACGGGTACCTCAATTGTTATGGCTGTGGCTGCCATTTTTATTCCCATCATCGCTTTTGTATTGGTTCTTTTCCTTTTCTTTATAATTTTTAGGTTTTATAAAAAGCTTCGGAAAAAACGATTGCCAAGAACTTAA
- a CDS encoding iron-containing alcohol dehydrogenase family protein has protein sequence MVPKVVFGEGCFDQLSSILSSQKKEKAPFIFLVDNVFEGNTEFTDRINLRFNDKLIFVSAEEEPKTSQVDDLVKDIKAEFTYTPSGIIGIGGGTVMDLAKAVSIMLINQGSAAEYQGWDLVKQKAVYHVGVPTISGTGAEVSRTTVLTGPVRKLGINSDYTPFDQVILDPELTKGVSKNQWFFTGMDCFIHCVESLNGTFLNAFSQSYGEKAYDLCMEIFLGDSLSEEESRAKLMMASWHGGMSIAYSQVGVAHAMSYGLGYVLGTKHGVGNCIVFQFLEEFYPKDVILFKKMVEKHGVEIPQGICKNLSEEQMNTMITVALGMVPLWENALGDNWEKTITPDKLRSLYLKM, from the coding sequence ATGGTGCCGAAAGTTGTTTTCGGAGAAGGATGTTTTGACCAACTTTCCTCAATTCTTTCTTCTCAGAAAAAGGAAAAAGCGCCTTTCATATTTTTGGTTGACAATGTTTTTGAAGGAAATACTGAATTTACGGATAGAATAAATCTTCGCTTTAATGATAAATTGATTTTTGTTTCAGCAGAAGAAGAGCCAAAAACTTCACAAGTTGATGATTTGGTAAAAGATATTAAAGCAGAATTCACTTATACGCCATCAGGAATTATAGGCATTGGCGGCGGAACTGTGATGGATTTAGCAAAAGCAGTTTCCATAATGCTCATAAACCAAGGAAGTGCCGCAGAATATCAAGGTTGGGATTTGGTTAAACAAAAAGCAGTTTATCACGTTGGCGTTCCAACAATTTCTGGAACTGGCGCGGAAGTTTCACGAACTACGGTATTAACAGGACCCGTTCGTAAATTAGGGATTAACAGTGATTATACACCTTTTGACCAAGTAATTCTTGATCCTGAACTTACTAAAGGAGTTTCCAAAAACCAATGGTTTTTTACGGGTATGGATTGTTTTATTCATTGTGTAGAATCTTTAAACGGAACTTTTCTGAATGCTTTCAGCCAGAGTTATGGCGAAAAAGCATACGATTTATGTATGGAAATTTTCTTAGGAGATTCTCTTTCTGAAGAAGAATCGCGCGCCAAATTGATGATGGCTTCGTGGCACGGCGGAATGAGTATTGCCTATTCGCAAGTAGGTGTAGCGCACGCTATGAGCTACGGACTTGGTTATGTTTTAGGAACAAAGCACGGCGTGGGTAACTGTATTGTTTTTCAGTTTCTGGAAGAATTTTATCCTAAGGATGTAATTCTTTTCAAGAAAATGGTTGAAAAACACGGTGTAGAAATCCCGCAAGGAATTTGTAAAAACCTTTCCGAAGAACAGATGAATACTATGATTACCGTTGCTTTGGGAATGGTTCCGCTGTGGGAAAATGCCTTGGGAGACAATTGGGAAAAAACCATTACACCAGATAAATTACGTAGTTTATATCTAAAAATGTAA
- a CDS encoding 1-acyl-sn-glycerol-3-phosphate acyltransferase — translation MGLGKFVFYKVMGWKIVGSFHQDTIKKSVIIVVPHTSWHDFYIGVFIRWTLNIQINFIAKKELFKWPFGWYFKWMGGESIDRTPGQNKVEAIAKIFEKKKEFRLSLSPEGTRKKVESLKTGYYYIAKAANVPIICCAFDWGTKTVRIAEPYYPTNDLEADILKLESFFIGVEGKEPHYSYEGKKII, via the coding sequence ATGGGGCTTGGAAAATTTGTTTTTTATAAAGTAATGGGTTGGAAAATTGTTGGAAGTTTTCATCAAGATACCATAAAAAAAAGTGTGATTATTGTTGTGCCACATACTAGTTGGCACGATTTCTACATTGGCGTCTTTATTCGCTGGACCCTTAATATTCAAATAAACTTTATTGCAAAAAAAGAACTTTTTAAATGGCCATTTGGTTGGTATTTTAAGTGGATGGGTGGCGAATCTATTGACAGAACGCCAGGCCAAAATAAAGTTGAAGCCATTGCCAAAATTTTTGAAAAGAAAAAGGAATTTAGATTATCACTATCACCAGAAGGCACTCGTAAAAAAGTTGAGAGTTTAAAAACGGGATATTATTATATTGCCAAGGCTGCAAATGTGCCAATAATTTGTTGCGCTTTTGATTGGGGTACAAAAACTGTTAGAATTGCCGAACCATATTATCCAACAAACGATTTAGAAGCAGACATTTTAAAGCTGGAGTCCTTTTTTATTGGAGTTGAAGGGAAGGAACCACACTATTCCTACGAAGGGAAAAAAATTATTTGA
- a CDS encoding YebC/PmpR family DNA-binding transcriptional regulator: MGRAFEFRKARKMKRWSAMSKAFTRIGKDIVMAVKEGGPDPDANSRLRAVIQNAKAVNMPKENVERAIKRASDKSLGDFKEVLFEGYAQHGIAVLIETATDNNTRTVANVRMNFNKCNGSLGTSGSVVFMFDHTCNFRVKDNDFDLEELELELIDHGVEEIFRNEDEDEPGVMIYAPFESFGAIQAYLEENNIEIISSGFERIPQVTKKLNEEEAADVEKLLERLEEDDDVQNVYHTMEESSGE, from the coding sequence ATGGGAAGAGCTTTTGAATTCAGAAAAGCAAGAAAAATGAAGCGTTGGTCTGCAATGTCCAAAGCTTTTACGCGTATAGGCAAAGACATTGTGATGGCAGTAAAAGAGGGCGGTCCAGATCCGGATGCCAACTCCAGATTGCGCGCCGTAATCCAAAACGCGAAGGCGGTGAATATGCCTAAAGAAAACGTGGAACGCGCCATAAAACGCGCCAGTGACAAAAGTTTAGGCGATTTTAAAGAAGTTCTTTTTGAAGGCTACGCTCAACACGGAATTGCCGTCCTTATTGAAACCGCGACCGATAATAATACAAGAACCGTGGCCAACGTCCGAATGAATTTTAACAAATGCAATGGTAGCTTAGGTACTTCAGGCTCCGTTGTATTTATGTTTGACCATACGTGCAATTTTAGAGTAAAAGATAATGATTTTGATCTAGAAGAGCTGGAATTAGAATTGATAGACCACGGCGTTGAGGAAATTTTCAGAAACGAAGATGAAGATGAACCGGGTGTAATGATCTATGCGCCATTTGAAAGTTTTGGAGCAATACAGGCTTATTTAGAAGAAAATAATATTGAAATTATTTCTTCAGGCTTTGAACGTATTCCGCAAGTAACCAAAAAATTGAATGAAGAAGAAGCTGCGGATGTTGAAAAACTATTAGAAAGACTGGAAGAAGATGACGACGTGCAGAACGTGTATCATACTATGGAGGAGTCTTCGGGGGAATAA
- a CDS encoding LytR/AlgR family response regulator transcription factor, with the protein MNVIIIEDEKPSARYLQRMLEKQGVNVNQMLHSVQEAVEWFKNNKHPDLIFLDIQLSDGLSFEIFDAVEVKSAIIFTTAFDEYALQAFKLNSIDYLLKPIDEDELQAAVKKYQSLKPQAQNVQFNFEDIKKLLVNPVEREYKKRFTTKIGQHIKMISVDEIECFYSENKGTYARTVDGRDYLLETTLEQLEQELSPETFFRISRKFYININSIKDIISYTNSRLQLKLNSYKDQEVIVARERVKDFKLWLE; encoded by the coding sequence ATGAACGTAATTATTATTGAAGACGAAAAACCATCTGCTCGCTATTTACAGCGTATGTTGGAAAAACAAGGCGTGAACGTTAACCAAATGCTTCACAGCGTGCAGGAAGCTGTGGAATGGTTTAAAAACAACAAACATCCTGATTTGATTTTTCTTGATATTCAATTAAGCGATGGTCTTTCCTTCGAAATTTTTGATGCGGTTGAAGTAAAAAGCGCCATTATTTTTACCACTGCTTTTGATGAATATGCCCTGCAAGCCTTCAAACTAAACAGTATAGACTATCTTTTGAAACCTATTGATGAAGATGAATTGCAGGCCGCAGTAAAAAAATACCAGTCCTTAAAACCGCAAGCCCAAAACGTTCAGTTCAATTTTGAAGATATTAAAAAACTGCTCGTAAACCCTGTGGAACGTGAATACAAAAAACGTTTTACCACAAAAATTGGGCAACATATAAAAATGATTTCTGTAGACGAAATTGAATGTTTTTATTCTGAAAACAAAGGAACGTACGCACGCACCGTTGACGGTCGCGATTATCTTTTAGAAACTACGTTGGAACAACTGGAACAAGAGCTTTCGCCAGAAACATTTTTCCGCATTAGCCGAAAATTCTACATTAATATCAATTCAATAAAAGATATAATTTCTTACACCAATTCGCGTCTTCAGCTAAAATTGAACAGTTATAAAGACCAAGAAGTAATCGTTGCTCGAGAGCGGGTTAAGGATTTTAAACTTTGGTTGGAGTAG
- a CDS encoding LETM1-related biofilm-associated protein encodes MNPSAADWILKFLNLFERKELITYFESDQKFYETLKQTGFIYGVSVAAMPKKSLGSLKLTKEELTKINLFHALLFQFFQQNESGTNEEAINSILSFYKQLEKGKTGFFQKFTLSASPSNSLEHILSARLSSANSLLKKNTISLLTYALLYLDVLAYKYWQKKPDSIKVYYRQLETIVLTACFYTMKSKKKKSKYDKLLLELFETSSEYIIDESEGGAATFLDSLNYLNTAEDSLEKKYMLDLCCLTVWEDLKLDDSEQQFLQQLVVTLNFSEKVLKESLSGLETFSNSHTEKILLFEYSHPVKQFYKQSASTVKLLIIRNKDRLARELEESGELVVLLGQSTIRDLSAEEKIKVKEQLLDVCKTIPSLTIFLVPGGSVLLPLLVKFIPKLLPSSFQDNRIK; translated from the coding sequence ATGAACCCTTCCGCAGCCGATTGGATTTTAAAATTTTTAAATCTTTTTGAAAGAAAGGAACTTATTACCTACTTTGAAAGTGACCAAAAGTTTTACGAAACTCTAAAACAAACTGGTTTTATTTATGGAGTGTCTGTTGCGGCTATGCCCAAAAAATCTTTAGGCAGCTTAAAACTCACTAAAGAAGAGCTTACTAAAATAAATTTATTTCACGCATTGTTGTTCCAGTTTTTTCAGCAAAACGAAAGTGGCACTAATGAAGAAGCCATCAATAGTATCCTCTCTTTTTATAAACAACTAGAAAAAGGAAAAACTGGTTTCTTCCAAAAATTCACGCTTTCTGCCAGTCCTTCTAATTCGCTGGAACATATTTTGTCTGCGCGTTTAAGTTCCGCCAATTCACTTTTAAAGAAAAACACAATCTCGCTGCTCACCTATGCCCTACTCTATCTAGATGTTTTGGCCTACAAGTATTGGCAAAAAAAACCGGATTCTATTAAAGTATATTATAGACAGTTGGAAACTATTGTGCTCACAGCTTGTTTTTATACGATGAAGTCCAAAAAGAAAAAATCAAAATACGACAAACTGCTTCTTGAACTTTTTGAAACCTCTTCTGAATATATTATTGATGAAAGCGAAGGCGGCGCCGCTACTTTTTTGGACAGCTTAAATTATTTAAACACAGCCGAAGATTCCTTAGAAAAAAAGTATATGCTGGATCTTTGTTGCCTCACCGTTTGGGAAGATTTAAAACTGGACGATTCTGAACAACAGTTTTTGCAGCAGCTAGTAGTAACACTTAATTTTTCTGAAAAAGTTTTAAAAGAAAGTCTTTCTGGTTTAGAAACCTTTTCAAACAGTCATACCGAAAAAATTCTTCTTTTTGAATATTCGCATCCTGTGAAGCAGTTTTACAAACAATCTGCGAGTACAGTAAAACTTTTAATTATTCGTAATAAAGACCGATTAGCCCGCGAGCTGGAAGAAAGCGGCGAACTCGTTGTGCTACTTGGTCAATCCACAATACGCGATCTTTCAGCAGAAGAAAAAATAAAAGTAAAAGAGCAATTATTGGATGTTTGCAAAACCATTCCGTCGTTAACTATCTTCCTAGTTCCAGGAGGAAGCGTGCTTCTTCCGTTGTTGGTGAAGTTCATCCCGAAGCTTTTGCCTTCTTCGTTTCAGGATAATAGAATTAAATGA